The genomic stretch CCACACTTTTTTGAAATCATGATATGGTCCGTTGAGAGCTCTGTATAAATTCCTCCTAGTCCCCGTTGAAACCCTAAACGCGTCCCAGATGGAGCCGGCAGAGCCACCTCCCCTCGCCGTCGTTCGTCGTTGCGCTCCCCGGTTGTCCCGCGGTTGCTTCCTCCTCGTCTCTACCTTGCGCTGACCCTGCATTGGGCCCTCCGCCTCcccgcctcctcgtcgtcgacgagcgcACGTCGACGTGGTCGGCGTGGGCCGCCTCCCCGCGGCTTTCTTCGGCGCCAACACGGCCGGGTGAGGCAGAGGTCGCAACCAGCCAACACGGCCGAGCCGGCGACTGAACATGTGGTCGGATACCCGCGGATGGACGCCGACGATTGGACGTCGATCCgcattttcttcctctttttctttgttaAGATCTTGTTATGATCTTGTTGTATCTTCTGGATCTAGTTGTTAGTATCATGTAGAATGGAATGGATCCAATGCTTGTTTCTTAAGAATCTTGAGAATGACAACAATGGATCCATACAAAAGTTGTGAAGAATTTTATACAAAACAATGGATCTACACACCAGATGTGAAAAACTTTATTACAGTAGCAAGGATTTCCTGATAGAAATTTAATAAAACATAGAACCTTTTTGCAAAAAATAAAGCATCAATCTTGATGCAGTGGACGGTGGAAGATATGGTCCAGGCGCCATATCCTTCTGGCAAAATCCACGGTATCATGCATGCAAGGCGGCTAGGTTACTCGAGCACGACCGGAAAGGGCGTGCGACTGTCAGTCTCACAGACCTCTCTGCAAGTCTGCATGTACACACACACACGATGACGGACACGAGAAAAGGCTTTGTGCCAGGAAGGAAAGCATCCATGCTGGGAAAAGCGGAGCATCCGTGCCGTCCAAATGGCGGGGAAAGACGTCCCCGGACCGGCCAAATCATGGGCGCTGTCGGATACCGAATTATTGCGCCCGCTCGCTCGCGGATTACGTCCAACAGGCAACAGGCGGAGACTAGACGTACTACCACACCCGTGTTTGTATTAGCAGAGCTAACTCATATGTTTATGCGATCCAATCCGCATTTTAGGTGACATTTGTAATCATCGCATGCAACACATAACATAATGCTCCCTCCACCCCCTTTTTGGTTGCTTGTTGGTTAATTTGTGGGCAGGTTCATCCCCACTTGAGTATTAGGAGTACTTGATTAGATTAGCTGGGCGACATGATTTCCAGCCGTACCTCCAAATTAAGCATTCTTctcataaacaaaatttagtataCATAGTACCCTTGCATATATACAAAATAACGTGGATTTTTTTTGCGGCTGCTTGCATTGAGATGTTGAGATGTGATGTTCAAACTTATTTTTTATATATGCGCAATTGAATAAGATGTCGATCAAAGTTGCATTATTCGTTGATATGGATGGATGAATTTAAGTATGGTTGAAAAGCACACATCTAAAAATGTCACAATGTATATGTTCATCAAAACGAAAATAAATGTCACACTACTCTGCTATATCCCATAGGTGAATTGAAAATGGACACACACAAAGATTGCAAGGTAACTATTTGACCATCAAAGTCGTATCTTGAAGGCATCGCCACTTGTAACCATATAATCATTTTATTTTTGGGAGTTGGTAGGACAATTAGTTATGGGGATGTGATTATAAGTTGGTAAGTCAGATTCCACCTAAATCAAATTTATTGtatattttcaattttttcttcAGAAAACGTTTGCCCTAATATATCCGAGGGTTGCCATCCTCCACCTCTATGGCATGTGAGGTGCGCTGCACACGCGCATGTTCATGTAGAGCCCATCCTAAAATCTAGTATAGTATTCTCTgcatccataaatagatgtcttatatttatctaaatttagatttaTCTATATACTCTAAGTCTATAGTATCTCATATCTTCTTCCTCGCATTGGTAGTTCGCGTCAGCCTGACATAGCTCCTCGTCTCCTCCTTGTCCTCTCCCTCCTCCAGTCAATAGTTTTTCGTGAGCCGCATATCTATGGACTATATGATACTATCTACCTGTCCATGCAACGTTGAACATAAAATTCAGGTGCGTTAATAAAATATACTGATTTTGATCAACGACATCACCTGTCAAAGGGCTATTGACACCCTACCTAGCGATTGAAATGTATCAACAGCTACTGCAATGTGACAAAAACTAATCCCTCCAGCTATCGATCATACGTAGACGTAACACATCTACCAAGCTCTCTTCCGTTTCTTCTTTCCAAAAGGCATCTCCCATCATGGTTCGTAGGCCCATCGATCcatcaaattaaaacaaaaaTGTTAGTGTGTAGGACCGTCCGCTTGGTAACTTTCTTGTTGCTAACCATTAACTAGATCTACCTAAGCTAAGCTCTAACATTTTCGGCTAGCTTGTCCCATCTTGTTGATCGCCTCAGAGCTGATATTTTACTCACTTCTCCATTAAGTTGCATAGGTATGCAACTTTAGGAAATGTCAACTTTGTGCGGCGTTGCTCATGCACAGTGAGGTGGGAAACGCGCATGTAGTTAATAGCACCTATGAAAACTCTATTTAGTACCTAATCTATAATCTACTAGAAGGTGTGCTTTTCAACTATTTAGGAATAATAGCGGATTAGTTTGTGATTTTGAAATACTCCCTCTGTCTAGAAATATAAGGTGTGTATTTTTAAGTATACAACTTTATACACAGGCTAGTTCAATTATATGTAAATTATCTGATACAAAACGGACACCATCGAGAAGTGCTTTTAATGCGAATCCATTAATATCAAAGGGAGGCATATATACATCTTTTTGAAGTCAAGGAGTTTAAACTATAGTTATCAGAGtatttttaaaatgttaaaaaaactaGGCCTTCTTTTAGTAAGCCGAGGGAGCATATATCACACAATTCGCGTAGTGTTGATAAAAATTATTGGTTAAAAATAAATCTGGAATAGTATGTGCACCGTAAATCTTGTGTTTTTGGACATAGTGGGTATACAATCACCTTTTTAAATATTTATGCCTAATCCACCGAGCGTCGTTCCATAAAATAAGCATCAACGTCTACATTAGCAAAATAATTAAGAGAAAATTACTATCTTTTGATGATTAATATATTATAAATTATAAATATTAACTAGGAAGTATTTGTGCAAAATATATTTTGATATGTTTCTTCCGAAACAACATGTCACATTCAATTAAACCTTGATTAATTTCCACTTTTTAACCATTGTTGTGAGATGTTGAAAGTTTTTACACATTGAAAGAAATACTGCCACAATTTAGCTTTACTTGTGAACTTGTAACACAATTTATTTCATTTTATTATTTCTCCAAgctaaaaaaatatatatcaacTTGTTAGGACCACATGGCAATTGATTGAGCAGACAAATCAGACACATGCTTGTTAGTGGCATACCGACTTATTTCAAATTTTCTCAGATTTTAGCAAGAAAAAATCAACTTCTATGAATTGTCTTAACTTTGCCGAATGAGTGTGGATGGCTGCAAACTGCTCCTTAGCTAATATGGTGTGCGTTGTATGTCTAGTCCACTACCACATTATCCTAAAAATAAGATAACTTTATTAGTCTAAAATGATTAAAAAAATATAGGGTAAAAGTCGTCACAAGGCCACGATTAATGGGTAAAATGTTGAACAAAGTAAATAAATAGAGTAAACATTGTCTAACGGTAACAATTAGAGGGTAAAAGCTGCATCTATAGAATAGAATAAACACATGGCACAAATCTGTGCTAAAATACCATAGAAGTTCTAGTCACTTAAAAGAAATAATCACGGGTTTATACTTTTTTATATACATATGATCTTGCTCATTTCCCATCAAGGAATGGATCGAGATTAAGTTGGTGTTTGGAAGGGATTCGGCAAACTGATCTTCGCCAGCAAGCAGAAAGAAGACTGATATCACTCGGCTTGATAAACTTTGATAACCTTGTCAGTTTACATTTTGTCTCTTGTTAGCCTACGATATAATCCGCACAATGGGGTTTAAATAAGTGTTCATGTTTAGAAAAGCAAGATAAATATAAAGTCATGTGGTAAACATGTGTTTTTGTACTAAATTGTCTTTTTTGAAAACAATATTACTTATAAACGTGGCAAGCAAATAACGAGAACGAACAAACCGATCATAGAGGGACACAAAAATTTAACATAATAGCATACTCAAATTCAGTAAATTCTTTTACATTTCGGCGGAAATTAAGGGCTACTAAAAATACAGTACTAGTAAATTCAGTGAATTTTTTAACATGTCTATAATTAGAAGCCCTTTACATCGTCCTATGATACTTTTCATGTGATGCCTTTCTTGTAACGATTTTTTCATGTGATGCAGCTAGTTTCAAATTATTAACGACCAAGTTACAAAGATCAGCAGTCCGATTTGATTTTGCGACAAGCAGTACGGGTCGTGTTTAAATGAagataagtttgtgcttagttttCATCTGACCGTTTCACCATGATCTGATTGCTTCCACGCAAAAACTAATATAGCCGTTTGACTTTGCAAGGCGGCCGGCTTGCTCATTATAAACCATGGGTTTTCTCTTCACTCCAGTACACCACTAGCTCTTCACACGACCACAGCCTCCTCGCCCTGCGCGCCCGCACCGCACGCTCGCAACCGAaccgagaaggagaaggagaaggcgaTGATACTGCGCCGCCGCGGGTCCAGCGGCGGGCTGCGCATCAAGAAGAAGGGCCGCGGGTTCATGTGCGGCTGCGGCGGCTCCAAGGCCGTGTCCGTCTCAGACGGCGGCTCCGACGACAAGCAGTCCCCCATGGCCACGCCGCCCACCAACACGTCGACCGCCACCACCATGTCCATCGCCACCACCGCCActacgacgacgaggagggcCGCAGGGAACAGCAGCAAGTCGGCGTCGATGatctcctccgcggcggcggcggcgtcctcctcgTTCTCGCCCTCCTCCACGGACGACGCCGACACCAGCGTGGGGAGCACGCCGAGCGTGGCGGCGCTCCTGCGCCAGCTCGGCGAGCTGGAGCGCACCGTGCGCTCCCTCCAGGGCCACACCGCCGagaacgtcggcggcggcggcagggggcgGCACAGGCGGACGGCGAGCgagggcggcgcgaggaggatcgAGGAGAGCGTGGCGGTGGTGAAGGAGTCGGCGGACCCGCTGGCGGACTTCCGGCGGTCGATGCTGCAGATGATCGTGGAGAAGGAGATCGTGGGCGGCGACGAGCTGCGGGAGCTCCTCCACCGGTTCCTGTCCCTCAACGcgccgcaccaccaccacctcatcctCCGCGCCTTCGCGGAGATCTGGGAGGAGGTCTTCTCCGGCTACGACCGCACCCCGGACTTCCTCGTCTCCCACCCCAACCGCAACGGCAAGAGGAGGCTCCATCTCCAACGGGAACCAGCGGCCGCAGTCAGCCCGCTCCGCTGACGAGCGCGCCGGCCATCGCAACCATGGTATTGCGCGGTGCTACTAGCTTGATTTCGTGCTCCGTCGATCCATCCCAGTCGTCGATTTTCCGTTTGATTGGGACAAGGTTTTAGTTTTAGTAGGGTTTGGTGAGTTTCTTTCATCGTCTTTACGTAATCTATAGCTTGTACAAACGGTTGAAACGGACGAGTCAGGAACATTTTTCAGGTTCCGGAAGTCCTTTTTGATTTGATGAAAAGTTGCTTTTGGTTTGCCGGAAATTCAGCGGTTGATGGTACGAAAGGGAAAGGAAGAGCCTGTCTGCTTTTCTTTCTCCATGTTGTTTTTAGCCGTTGGTGCACGCAGGATACGCTCAAGGCGAGCCGATAGGAACGGGGGAAGGAAATGGAAGCCCCGTGATTCCCGCGGTTTATGGACTGTTCCTTGGTAGTGGTACCACTGGTTTAGTCAAGTCGAAAAGGGTCGGGCGAAATTTTAGTCAGATCCAGATCGATGGTGCTATAGCTAAGCTAGCTTTAATTATGTCGCGCGCGGGCAGCGGCAAACGAAAATGTGGCCGATAAGTGATCACCCATATCAACTGTAACCAGCTCCTAATTAATACTCACTTCGTCTGTTAAAAGATGTGGAAgatttgtctagatacatttaaatttgaacaagttTACGATATCTTTTTATGGACAGATGTAGTATAATAATTAGCTACGAAAAAATTCTAGTTTATTAATGTGTGACCTATATTAGACTCTCACAAAATGACTAGTTGCACATGCTGCAGCTGCCTCTATCGTCTTTTCGAGAGCCCCCCGTTGCCCCGTCAAGGGGCTGACATAGAGAGACCTAATTAGTGCCAGTCGAAACTCGGAATTAGCCCCTAGCTCTTGTATTATAGTCCACTTTTCTTTCCTCTCCTACAACTCAATGAAAATATTGCATTATTAAATTTTTACATTTTGCTTGCATCTCTGTATTATATACTTGCTCTTATAGTAAATCGGCTTTAAAAGAGGCCAACTAAAATTAATAATAAAGTGTCATACAATAAAGTTTGAATAAGAAGTGTTGGTCAACACCTTACAACAACAAAGAtaggaaaaaaaagaagaaaaagcatGAAAACAGTCAAGCTAGAATCATCGATGCCCTTTAATGTGCATGAAGCACAAGGGAGCGGTGTAGGGAGATCTTGGGGTATGAGCATCGTCAGTGAACGAAAACAACCATCGCATGACCACTCTCTTCCATAACTGGAGAGGGaccctgatggcgtgtacagcacacgtccgttgggaaccccaagaggaaggtatgatgcacacagtagcaagtttttcctcagaaagaaaccaaggtttatcgaaccaggaggagccaagaagcacgttgaaggttgatggcggcgggatgtagtgcggcgcaacaccagagattccggcgccaacgtggaacctgcacaacacaaccaaagtactttgccccaacgaaacagtgaggttgtcaatctcaccggcttgttgtaacaaggattagatgtatagtgtggatgatgattgtttgcagaaaacagtagaacaagtattgcagtagattatatttcagatgtaaagaatggaccggggtccacagttcactagaggtgtctctcccataagatagatagcatgttgggtgaacaaattacagtcgggcaattgacaaatagagagagcataacaatgcacatacatgatacgatgaatattgtgagatttaattgggcattacgacaaagtacatagaccgctatccagtatgcatctatgcctaaaaagtccaccttcaggttatcatccgaaccccttccagtattaagttgcaaacaacagacaattgcattaagtatggtgcgtaatgtaatcaataactacatcctcggacatagcatcaatgttttatccctagtggcaacagcacatccacaaccttagaactttctgtcactgtcctagatttaatggaggcatgaacccactatcgagcataaatactccttcttggagttaagaggaaaaacttggccagagcctctactaataacggagagcatgcaagatcataaacaacacataggtaatagattgataatcaacataacatagtattctctatccatcggatcccgacaaacacaacatatagaattacggatagatgatcttgatcatgttaggcagctcacaagatccgacaatgaagcacatgaggagaagacaaccatctagctactgctatggacccatagtccaggggtgaactactcactcatcactccggaggcgaccatggcggtgaagagtcctccggaagatgattcccctctccggcggggtgccggaggtgatctccagaatccccgagatgggattggcggcggcggcgtctcagtaaggttttccgtatcgtggctctcggtactgggggtttcacgacgaaggctttaagtaggtggaagggcaacgcggggggccacacgagggccccacacgccagggccacgcggccaaggcctgggccgcgccgccctgttgtggcggcgcctcgtggccccacttcctttccccctcggtcttctggaagcttcgtgcaaaaataggacactgggcgttgatttcgtccaattccgagaatatttcctttgtaggatttctgaaaccaaaaacagcagaaaacaacgaatcggctcttcggcatctcgttaataggttagtgccggaaaatgcgtaaatacgac from Lolium rigidum isolate FL_2022 chromosome 4, APGP_CSIRO_Lrig_0.1, whole genome shotgun sequence encodes the following:
- the LOC124647677 gene encoding transcription repressor OFP8-like, whose translation is MILRRRGSSGGLRIKKKGRGFMCGCGGSKAVSVSDGGSDDKQSPMATPPTNTSTATTMSIATTATTTTRRAAGNSSKSASMISSAAAAASSSFSPSSTDDADTSVGSTPSVAALLRQLGELERTVRSLQGHTAENVGGGGRGRHRRTASEGGARRIEESVAVVKESADPLADFRRSMLQMIVEKEIVGGDELRELLHRFLSLNAPHHHHLILRAFAEIWEEVFSGYDRTPDFLVSHPNRNGKRRLHLQREPAAAVSPLR